A region from the Spirochaetae bacterium HGW-Spirochaetae-1 genome encodes:
- a CDS encoding alpha/beta hydrolase: MKKIMVSLIAVIALIMFGAAWHFSSELINKKGVCDPDHFIYCGDPSELGLSFEDVTYKSTDGVNISAWYIPSPSPSVKGIIMVHGHGANRNEGMRWVKALHNAGFNLLLIDLRSHGKSTPGPISMGYHERDDVIAGVDYLVDARKLRDIGVFGVSMGAATSIPAMAADVRIKAGVFEAGIANFKDLLADIAWRDFHIPRYPLLNLVVAIFELRTGANSDEMNAEDSIKKIISRPVFIIHCEKDDFIPYEHGRRIYESANEPKQFWNSPCDRHARAWQGDTKKAERLVTEFYKKNI, encoded by the coding sequence GTGAAAAAGATCATGGTAAGTCTTATTGCCGTCATTGCTCTGATTATGTTCGGGGCGGCCTGGCACTTTTCATCGGAACTCATTAATAAAAAAGGTGTATGCGATCCGGACCATTTCATATACTGCGGCGATCCATCGGAGCTGGGCCTCTCTTTCGAGGATGTTACCTATAAAAGCACCGATGGTGTAAACATTTCTGCCTGGTATATCCCGTCGCCGTCACCATCAGTAAAGGGTATCATCATGGTCCATGGACATGGGGCGAACCGCAATGAGGGGATGCGCTGGGTAAAAGCGCTTCACAATGCAGGCTTTAACCTTCTGCTCATTGACCTACGCAGCCACGGGAAGAGCACGCCCGGGCCCATCTCCATGGGCTATCATGAGAGGGATGACGTTATTGCCGGTGTCGATTATCTTGTAGATGCCAGGAAATTGCGTGATATAGGTGTCTTCGGCGTATCGATGGGAGCTGCAACGAGTATTCCCGCCATGGCTGCCGATGTTCGCATAAAGGCCGGGGTTTTCGAAGCCGGAATAGCAAATTTTAAAGATCTTCTCGCTGATATTGCCTGGAGGGATTTTCATATACCGAGGTATCCCCTGTTGAATCTTGTGGTTGCGATTTTTGAACTGCGAACGGGAGCGAATAGTGACGAGATGAATGCCGAGGATTCGATAAAAAAAATCATCTCCCGTCCCGTGTTCATAATTCACTGCGAGAAAGATGACTTTATCCCTTATGAGCATGGCAGGCGTATTTATGAATCGGCAAATGAGCCAAAACAGTTCTGGAATTCTCCCTGTGACCGTCATGCCCGGGCATGGCAGGGAGATACGAAGAAGGCAGAGAGATTGGTGACGGAATTTTATAAGAAAAATATTTAG
- a CDS encoding hydrolase, protein MGNIIAVIFDFDDTLAPDTTTGLLKKLGVDIGRFWESVQQRVDLDWDPVPAYLFEMIELSRSPRGPVITADVLQDWARETPLYKGAGTIFNRVKKHAETISQDITVEFYCISSGIGDVIRNTKIARHFRDIWSCEFHFDRDGSISYPKKIISFTDKTRYIFQISKGIVGEEYRGQPFVVNKKVSPARVRIPFDQMIVVGDGLTDVPCFSLVRDKGGIAIGVYDRSREHRWGAAWEFIEEGRVSNLVSADYGAKSDLSNSLFMAVEGMAKRIALKNKTYQG, encoded by the coding sequence GTGGGAAATATCATCGCCGTGATATTTGATTTCGATGACACCCTGGCCCCTGATACCACCACGGGGCTTCTGAAAAAGCTGGGCGTCGACATCGGTCGATTCTGGGAAAGTGTGCAGCAGCGGGTGGACCTTGACTGGGACCCCGTACCGGCTTACCTTTTCGAGATGATCGAGCTTTCACGTTCTCCCCGGGGGCCTGTTATCACCGCCGATGTGCTGCAGGACTGGGCCCGCGAAACGCCGTTATATAAGGGGGCCGGCACTATCTTCAACAGGGTGAAAAAACACGCGGAAACAATAAGTCAGGATATCACCGTTGAGTTCTACTGTATCAGCAGCGGCATCGGTGATGTCATAAGGAACACGAAGATCGCCCGTCATTTCCGTGACATCTGGTCCTGCGAGTTTCATTTTGACCGCGACGGATCAATTTCCTATCCGAAGAAGATCATCAGCTTTACGGACAAGACGCGTTATATATTCCAGATATCCAAGGGGATCGTGGGAGAGGAGTACCGGGGACAGCCCTTTGTGGTGAATAAAAAAGTCAGCCCGGCCAGGGTCAGGATTCCCTTTGACCAGATGATCGTCGTGGGCGACGGGCTTACCGATGTTCCCTGTTTTTCCCTGGTGAGGGACAAGGGAGGGATCGCCATCGGCGTATATGACCGCAGCAGGGAACACCGGTGGGGAGCGGCCTGGGAATTCATCGAAGAGGGCCGGGTATCCAATCTGGTATCGGCCGATTACGGCGCAAAGTCCGATCTGTCTAATTCTCTTTTCATGGCCGTGGAAGGCATGGCGAAAAGGATTGCGCTCAAGAATAAAACGTATCAGGGATAA
- the purU gene encoding formyltetrahydrofolate deformylase, producing the protein MHTHILLVDCRDEEGLVHRVTGVLYRHNCNIISNGEFVEKETGHFFMRTEFWGQVSDEEITGELRTALPADTRIKLTKKLKKKAVILATREHHCLGDLLLRNNFNEISADILAVISNHSLLNELTEKFGIPFHCIDHEGLSRSAHEERILQIIDELKPEYIILAKYMRVLSRNFVSMFPHRIINIHHSFLPAFIGANPYKKAFDRGVKIIGATAHFVTDDLDEGPIISQGVVPVDHTHSVDDMIRAGREVERLVLAQSLKLVLEDRVFVHNNKTIIFD; encoded by the coding sequence ATGCATACACATATTCTCCTGGTGGACTGCCGCGACGAAGAGGGCCTGGTGCATCGGGTCACGGGCGTCCTGTACAGGCACAACTGCAATATAATCAGCAACGGCGAGTTTGTCGAAAAGGAAACAGGGCATTTTTTCATGCGCACTGAATTCTGGGGACAGGTGAGCGATGAGGAAATAACCGGAGAACTGAGAACAGCATTACCGGCTGACACGCGGATAAAACTCACAAAAAAACTAAAGAAAAAGGCTGTCATATTGGCGACTAGGGAGCATCACTGCCTGGGAGATCTGCTGCTTCGCAACAATTTCAACGAAATCAGCGCCGATATCCTGGCTGTTATAAGCAATCACTCCCTGCTGAATGAACTGACGGAAAAATTCGGCATCCCCTTTCACTGCATCGATCATGAAGGCCTTTCCAGGAGTGCTCACGAGGAACGGATACTGCAAATCATCGACGAACTGAAACCGGAATATATCATTCTCGCCAAATACATGAGGGTTCTCTCCCGTAATTTCGTTTCCATGTTCCCCCACCGCATCATTAATATTCACCATTCCTTTCTACCGGCCTTCATTGGAGCCAATCCTTACAAAAAAGCCTTTGACAGGGGAGTAAAGATTATAGGAGCCACGGCCCACTTTGTCACCGATGACCTGGACGAAGGACCGATAATATCACAGGGCGTTGTTCCCGTAGACCATACACACAGTGTCGACGACATGATTCGCGCGGGAAGGGAAGTAGAGCGGCTTGTCCTGGCCCAATCGCTGAAACTGGTACTGGAGGACCGGGTCTTTGTTCATAATAACAAGACCATCATTTTCGATTGA
- a CDS encoding ATPase P, giving the protein MITLTIPGYKILIIENLVLDYNGTIACDGGLIDGVKELLNEISRDMAIHVLTADTFGTVRKQLEGVPCSVSVIRRENQAEAKAQYVRKIGSDTAICIGNGRNDVIMLEEAALAVAVIQQEGAAAEVLLSADIVCHTIIDALKLIRNPLRLAATLRS; this is encoded by the coding sequence ATGATAACACTGACGATTCCGGGCTATAAAATACTTATCATCGAGAACCTGGTTCTGGATTACAACGGGACAATCGCCTGTGACGGAGGGCTCATCGATGGTGTAAAAGAACTGCTTAACGAGATATCCAGGGATATGGCCATACACGTGCTTACGGCCGATACCTTCGGTACGGTACGGAAGCAACTCGAGGGAGTTCCCTGTTCAGTTTCGGTGATCAGGCGGGAAAACCAGGCTGAGGCAAAGGCGCAATACGTGAGAAAAATCGGCAGTGACACGGCCATCTGTATCGGCAACGGTCGTAACGATGTGATCATGCTTGAAGAGGCGGCACTGGCCGTAGCGGTGATTCAACAGGAAGGCGCGGCCGCAGAGGTTCTTCTGTCTGCCGATATTGTGTGCCATACCATTATCGACGCCCTGAAACTTATCAGGAATCCCCTGCGCCTTGCGGCCACGCTTCGGTCATGA